One Dama dama isolate Ldn47 chromosome 18, ASM3311817v1, whole genome shotgun sequence DNA window includes the following coding sequences:
- the LOC133072952 gene encoding olfactory receptor 2A2-like, with the protein MVGNQSWIAEFILVGFQLSEDMELVLFGIFSLLYTFNLLANGMILGLICLDPRLHTPMYYFLSHLAIIDISYASSNLPNLLVNLVKHNKNISFVLCTLQMIFNLTFASIECLILVVMSYDRFVAICHPLQYMAIMNWRVCTFLAIVCWACGLCLATVQVSLFLRLPFCGPQKVNHFFCEIQSVLRVTCGDIWINEMFLFADGVFILVGPLSLMLVSYVRILWAILKIQSKEGRKKAFSTCSSHLCVVGFYFGIAMMVYLAPDGNHQEEQKKILFLFYTLFNPLLNPLVYSVRNAQVKAAFHRVMQKKRTV; encoded by the coding sequence ATGGTGGGCAATCAATCATGGATTGCAGAGTTCATCCTGGTAGGATTCCAGCTCAGTGAAGACATGGAATTGGTCCTGTTTGGTATCTTCTCCCTGTTATATACCTTCAACCTGCTGGCAAATGGCATGATCCTGGGTCTCATCTGCCTCGACCCTAGACTGCACACACCCATGTACTACTTCCTGTCTCATCTGGCCATCATTGACATATCCTATGCCTCTAGCAATTTGCCCAATTTGCTGGTAAATCTAGTGAAGCACAACAAAAACATCTCCTTTGTCTTATGTACTTTGCAGATGATTTTTAATTTGACTTTTGCTTCAATAGAGTGTTTGATTTTGGTAGTGATGTCCTATGACAGGTTtgtggccatctgccaccccctGCAGTACATGGCCATCATGAACTGGAGGGTGTGCACATTCCTGGCCATCGTTTGCTGGGCGTGTGGATTGTGCCTGGCCACAGTCCAAGTAAGTCTGTTTCTAAGGCTGCCCTTCTGTGGGCCCCAGAAGGTGAACCACTTCTTCTGTGAAATTCAGTCTGTCCTCAGAGTGACGTGTGGTGACATCTGGATCAATGAAATGTTCCTCTTTGCTGATGGCGTGTTTATTTTAGTTGGGCCTCTTTCCCTGATGCTGGTCTCCTATGTGCGCATCCTCTGGGCCATCCTGAAGATCCAGTCAAAGGAGGGCCGCAagaaagccttctccacctgctcctcccacctctgtGTGGTTGGGTTCTACTTTGGCATAGCCATGATGGTGTACTTGGCCCCTGACGGTAATCACCAAGAGGAACAGAAGAAAATCCTTTTCCTGTTTTACACTCTATTCAACCCATTGCTGAACCCTCTTGTCTACAGTGTAAGGAATGCTCAAGTGAAGGCTGCCTTCCACAGAGTAATGCAGAAAAAGAGGACAGTGTGA
- the LOC133072953 gene encoding olfactory receptor 2A7, which produces MGDNTTSVTEFILLGFPLDTRIQMLLFGLFSLFYLLTLLGNGVILGLISLDSRLHTPMYFFLSHLAIVDMAYACNTVPQMLVNLLSPAKPISFAGCITQTFLFLTFAVTECLLLVVMSYDRYVAICHPLRYSVIMSWRVCIMLVVTSWTIGVLLSLVHLVLLLPLPFCITQKIDHFFCEIMAVLKLACVDTHVNEIMVLAGAISVLVGPFSSIIISYMCILCAILRLQSGEGQRKAFSTCSSHLCVVGLFYGTAIIMYVGPRYGNPKEQKKYLLLFHSLFNPMLNPLIYTLKNSEVKNAMKKVLGIKRVL; this is translated from the coding sequence ATGGGAGACAATACGACCTCTGTCACTGAGTTCATCCTCCTGGGATTTCCTCTTGATACAAGGATTCAGATGCTCCTCTTTGGACTCTTCTCCCTGTTCTATCTCCTCACCTTGCTGGGGAACGGGGTCATCCTGGGGCTCATCTCACTGGACTCGAGActgcacacccccatgtacttcttcctctcacACCTGGCCATCGTTGACATGGCCTATGCCTGCAACACGGTGCCCCAGATGCTGGTCAACCTCTTGAGTCCAGCCAAGCCCATCTCCTTTGCTGGCTGCATCACACAGACCTTTCTCTTCCTGACATTTGCTGTCACAGAATGTCTGCTCCTGGTGGTGATGTCCTATGATCGgtatgtggccatctgccaccccctCCGGTATTCAGTCATCATGAGCTGGAGAGTCTGCATCATGCTGGTGGTGACTTCCTGGACCATTGGAGTCCTTCTGTCTTTGGTTCATCTAGTGTTACTTTTACCCTTACCCTTCTGCATCACCCAGAAAATCGatcatttcttctgtgaaatcATGGCTGTTCTCAAACTTGCTTGTGTAGATACACATGTCAATGAGATAATGGTATTGGCTGGAGCAATTTCTGTGCTAGTGGGACCCTTCTCCTCAATTATAATCTCATATATGTGCATCCTCTGTGCCATCCTTAGGCTCCAGTCTGGGGAAGGGCAAAGaaaagccttctccacctgctcatCTCACCTGTGTGTGGTTGGACTCTTTTATGGCACAGCCATTATCATGTATGTTGGACCCAGATATGGGAACCCcaaggaacagaagaaatatcTTCTCCTGTTTCACAGCCTTTTCAATCCCATGCTCAATCCCCTCATCTATACTCTTAAGAATTCAGAAGTAAAGAATGCCATGAAGAAAGTGCTGGGAATAAAGAGAGTTTTATGA